The window CGGACAGCCACCGGATACACGCCCCCGCAGAAGATCATCGTCAGCGGGGTCCGAACCTGTGTGGTCAACGAGCGCACGGTGGAGGCGAGCTGTGTCCTGCGCGAACCCGACCGCTCACGCTTCCTGGCGATGCGCTGGGAACTGCGCCACAGCGGATGGCGCGTGACAGTGCTCGAGGTGGGATGAGCCCGATAACGTGACGGCCCCGGTCTGCAGAGTGCAGACCGGGGCCGTCGCGTCAGTTCACGGTGCTATCAGGAGCGACGCTCCCGCCCTTCACGTCCGGGCTTGTCCCGATCCTGCGTGGCGCCGCCCTGCTCGCCGTCGGTCGCACCGGAGCGCTTGCGCTGGCGGGCCAGCCGTCGCCGCTGCGCACGAGACAGCGAGGACTCGTCCTGCACACCACTGCCCTCGGCAGAGGTGTACCGCAGCTGCCGGGCGCTGGGGCCGTCGTCCAGGCCCTTCGCGTGCAGCAACACCTGCTCCTCGTCCTCGTCGGCCGGTCCGTCCGCGTCCTCGACGGAGTCGCCACGAGGATCGCGCTTCTCGTCCTCGGCCGCATCGAGCACGCCCACTGCCTCCTCCGCGTCGTCGGCGTCGGAGGACGCCGTGTCATCGGAGGAGCCGGCACCATCGGACGAAGCGGTGCCGTCCGCCTGCACGGCATCCCGCTGGGTCGCGGAGGAGCCTGTCCCGGGCTTCGCCGCCAGAGTGCCCATCGCCGAGGTCGACTTCAGCAGGTCGCTGACAGCCTTCGGGACCACCGGCTCCGCCTTGGTGACCTGGACCTCCAGGTTGTACACGTAGCCGACCGTGTCCTCCTTGATGCCCGCGACCATGTCGTTGAACATCAGGTGGCCCTCGCGCTCGTACTCCACGAGCGGATCGCGCTGGGCCATCGCCCGCAGGCCGATGCCCTCCTTGAGGTAGTCCATCTCGTAGAGGTGCTCGCGCCAGCGACGGTCCATCACCGACAGCAGCACACGGCGCTGCAGCTGGTGCAGGCCGGCCTCGCCCAGCTCCTCGCGGCGGGCCTCGTAGGCCAGGCGCGCATCGGCCAGGATCTCCTCCTTGAGCAGATCGGCCCCGAGGTTCTCCTTGCCGCCGACGTCCTCGATCAGCTCCTCGGCGGTGATCGACACGGGATAGGCGGGCCGCAGTGCGCCCCACAGCTCCTCCAGGTCGAAGTCCTCGGAGTTGCGCCCCTTGGTGTGCGCATCCACGATTCCGCCGAGCACCTCTTGGATGAACCGCTCGATGTGCTCGTCGAGGTCCTCGCCCTCCAGGATCCGGGCCCGCTCGCCGTACAGCTTCTTGCGCTGCTTGGTGAGCACATCGTCGTACTTCAGCACGTTCTTGCGGATCTCCGCGTTGCGGGACTCGATCGAGTTCTGGGCCCGTTCGATCGCACCGGAGACCAGGCGACCAGACATCGGGACGGACTCGTCCACGCCACCGCGCGCCAGCAGCGACTCCGCCGCACCCGCGTTGAACAGGCGCATCAGGTCGTCTTGCAGGGACAGGTAGAAGCGGGACTCCCCCGGGTCGCCCTGACGGCCGGAACGACCACGCAGCTGATTGTCGATACGACGGGACTCGTGGCGCTCGGTGCCCAGCACGTACAGGCCACCGAGCTCCACCACTTCGTCGTGCTGCTCGGCCACGGAGTCCTTGGCCTTCTCCAGCGCCTCGTCCCAGGCGGCCTCGTAGCCCTCCGGGTCCTCCTCGGCGTCCAGGCCCTGATCGGCCAGCGTCGCGTGCGCCATGAACTCGACGTTTCCGCCGAGCATGATGTCGGTGCCTCGACCGGCCATATTGGTGGCCACCGTGACCGCACCCTTGGCCCCGGCCATCGCGATGATCGCCGCCTCCTTGGCGTGGTTCTTGGCGTTGAGCACCTCGTGGGGGACGCCCTGGGCGGTGAGCAGGGTGGAGAGGTACTCGGACTTCTCCACGCTGGTGGTGCCCACCAGTACCGGCTGGCCGCGGTCGTGCCGGGTGACGATGTCCTCGACGACAGCGTCGAACTTGCCCTTCTCGGTGCGGTAGATGCGGTCGGGATTGTCCTGGCGCTGCATGGGCCGGTGCGTGGGGATCGGCACCACGCCCAGCTTGTAGGTGTTCATGAACTCGGCGGCCTCGGTCTCGGCCGTACCGGTCATACCGGCGAGCTTGTCGTACAGCTTGAAGTAGTTCTGCAGGGTGATGGTGGCCAGGGTCTGGTTCTCGGCCTTGATCTTCACCCCTTCCTTCGCCTCGATCGCCTGGTGCATGCCCTCGTTGTAGCGGCGACCGGCGAGGATGCGGCCGGTGTGCTCGTCGACGATGAGCACCTCGCCGTTGAGGATCACGTAGTCCTTGTCCCGCTTGAACAGCTCCTTGGCCTTGATGGCGTTGTTCAGGAAGCCGATCAGCGGGGTGTTCAGGGACTCGTAGAGGTTCTCGATGCCCAGGTGGTCCTCGACCTTGTCGATCCCGGACTCCAGCACGCCCACGGTGCGCTTCTTCTCGTCCACCTCGTAGTCGCGGTCGCGACGCAGCACCTTCGCCACCTTCGCGAACTCGCTGTACCACTTGTTGACATCGCCCGAGGCGGGGCCGGAGATGATCAGCGGGGTCCGGGCCTCGTCGATGAGGATCGAGTCGACCTCGTCCACGATCGCGTAGGAATGGCCGCGCTGGACCCGGTCCTCGGGGCTGAGCGCCATGTTGTCGCGCAGGTAGTCGAAGCCGAACTCGTTGTTGGTGCCGTAGGTGATGTCGCAGGCGTACTGCTCACGGCGCTCGGCCGGGGTCATGCCCGACTTGATCACCCCGGTGGTCAGGCCCAGGGCGCGGAACACACGGCCCATCAGGTCGGACTGGTAGGAGGCCAGGTAGTCGTTGACGGTGACGATGTGGACGCCCTTGCCGGCCAGGGCGTTGAGGTAGGCCGGGAGTGTGGCGACCAGGGTCTTGCCCTCACCGGTCTTCATCTCGGCGATGCGGCCGCGGTGGAGGGCCGCTCCGCCCATGATCTGCACGTCGTAGGGCCGCTGGCCGAGGGTGCGGTGCGCGGCCTCGCGCACTGCCGCGAACGCCTCGACGAGGATGTCGTCGAGGGTCTCGCCGTCCTCGAGTCGCTCCCGGAAGTGCTCGGTCTCCTCCCGCAGCTCCTCGGCGGTGAGGTCGGTGAAGACGTCCTCCGCCTCCCCCACCTTGCGAGCGATGGTGTCGAGCCGCTTGAGCTCGCGGCCCTCGCCCGCACGCAGGATCTTGTCGAAGAGGTTGACCACTCGTACTCCCGTTGATGTCTGGAATCGTCCTCGCGGACCGATCGTGCCTGACCCATGGTAAGCGTCACCCCGCCAGGGGCGTGACCAGGCGAGCCGATCCTCACGCCTCGCCGGGCGTGGCCTCCTTGTGCACACCTGCATCCGGCATGTGCACTCCCGCATCCGACAGCTGCACGGACAGCTCTCCGGTCCCGGGCCCCGTCATCACCTCGAGTCGCTCCAGCCCCTGCCACCGCGCGGCCCGGTGCAGCTCCGGCACCAGTGCCGCGATGACCGACTCGTCCGTGGGGCGCTGCCGGGAGGGCAGGTGCGGCAGGGCCTCCCGGTAGGTGCCCCGCACCTCGAGCACCCCTGTGTCCCTGTCCGCCCTCAGGTCCACCCGTGCCGGGACCACGTCGCCCAGCAGGAACAGGAGGGAGTAGTACCCGGTGGTCCGTCGTGCGGCCGGGGTGTAGATCCCGATCCGGTAGTTCACGTCGAACAGGGCCTTCAGACGGGGACGGTGGAACACGATGGGATCGAAGGGGCTCACCAGAGCGGCCACACCCAGCAGTGCAGAAGGGTGCGGCGCGTCGCGGTGCAGCAGCATCGACCTGTCGCCGGCGGGGTGGGCCATCCGCACTTCGCGGAGCACACCGGTGCG is drawn from Brachybacterium muris and contains these coding sequences:
- the secA gene encoding preprotein translocase subunit SecA; the encoded protein is MVNLFDKILRAGEGRELKRLDTIARKVGEAEDVFTDLTAEELREETEHFRERLEDGETLDDILVEAFAAVREAAHRTLGQRPYDVQIMGGAALHRGRIAEMKTGEGKTLVATLPAYLNALAGKGVHIVTVNDYLASYQSDLMGRVFRALGLTTGVIKSGMTPAERREQYACDITYGTNNEFGFDYLRDNMALSPEDRVQRGHSYAIVDEVDSILIDEARTPLIISGPASGDVNKWYSEFAKVAKVLRRDRDYEVDEKKRTVGVLESGIDKVEDHLGIENLYESLNTPLIGFLNNAIKAKELFKRDKDYVILNGEVLIVDEHTGRILAGRRYNEGMHQAIEAKEGVKIKAENQTLATITLQNYFKLYDKLAGMTGTAETEAAEFMNTYKLGVVPIPTHRPMQRQDNPDRIYRTEKGKFDAVVEDIVTRHDRGQPVLVGTTSVEKSEYLSTLLTAQGVPHEVLNAKNHAKEAAIIAMAGAKGAVTVATNMAGRGTDIMLGGNVEFMAHATLADQGLDAEEDPEGYEAAWDEALEKAKDSVAEQHDEVVELGGLYVLGTERHESRRIDNQLRGRSGRQGDPGESRFYLSLQDDLMRLFNAGAAESLLARGGVDESVPMSGRLVSGAIERAQNSIESRNAEIRKNVLKYDDVLTKQRKKLYGERARILEGEDLDEHIERFIQEVLGGIVDAHTKGRNSEDFDLEELWGALRPAYPVSITAEELIEDVGGKENLGADLLKEEILADARLAYEARREELGEAGLHQLQRRVLLSVMDRRWREHLYEMDYLKEGIGLRAMAQRDPLVEYEREGHLMFNDMVAGIKEDTVGYVYNLEVQVTKAEPVVPKAVSDLLKSTSAMGTLAAKPGTGSSATQRDAVQADGTASSDGAGSSDDTASSDADDAEEAVGVLDAAEDEKRDPRGDSVEDADGPADEDEEQVLLHAKGLDDGPSARQLRYTSAEGSGVQDESSLSRAQRRRLARQRKRSGATDGEQGGATQDRDKPGREGRERRS